A single window of Helicobacter pylori DNA harbors:
- the ylxH gene encoding flagellum site-determining protein YlxH, giving the protein MNNQASRLDNLMNLKNPKSFFDNKGNTKFIAITSGKGGVGKSNISANLAYSLYKKGYKVGVFDADIGLANLDVIFGVKTHKNILHALKGEAKLQEIVCEIEPGLCLIPGDSGEEILKYISGAEALDQFVDEEGVLSSLDYIVIDTGAGIGATTQAFLNASDCVVIVTTPDPSAITDAYACIKINSKNKDELFLIANMVAQPKEGRATYERLFKVAKNNIASLELHYLGAIENSSLLKRYVRERKILRKIAPNDLFSQSIDQIAGLLVSKLETGALEIPKEGLKSFFKRLLKYLG; this is encoded by the coding sequence ATGAACAATCAAGCGAGCCGCTTAGATAATTTGATGAATCTTAAAAACCCCAAAAGTTTTTTTGATAATAAGGGGAATACCAAATTCATCGCTATCACAAGCGGTAAGGGGGGCGTGGGGAAATCCAACATTAGCGCTAATTTAGCTTACTCTCTATACAAGAAAGGTTATAAGGTAGGGGTGTTTGATGCGGATATTGGTTTAGCGAATTTAGATGTGATTTTTGGGGTGAAAACCCATAAAAATATCTTGCATGCCTTAAAGGGTGAAGCCAAATTGCAAGAAATCGTTTGCGAGATTGAACCTGGGCTTTGTTTAATCCCTGGGGATAGCGGTGAAGAAATTTTAAAATACATTAGTGGCGCAGAAGCTTTGGATCAATTCGTGGATGAAGAGGGGGTTTTAAGCTCTTTGGATTATATTGTGATTGATACGGGCGCTGGGATTGGGGCCACTACACAAGCGTTTTTGAATGCGAGCGATTGCGTGGTGATTGTTACCACACCCGATCCTTCAGCGATTACGGATGCGTATGCATGCATTAAAATCAACTCCAAGAATAAAGATGAATTGTTCCTTATCGCTAACATGGTAGCCCAACCTAAAGAGGGCAGGGCGACTTATGAAAGGCTGTTTAAAGTGGCTAAAAACAATATCGCTTCATTAGAATTGCATTACTTAGGAGCGATTGAAAACAGCTCCTTATTGAAACGCTATGTGAGAGAGCGAAAGATTTTAAGAAAAATAGCCCCTAATGATTTGTTTTCGCAATCCATTGATCAGATAGCGGGTCTTTTGGTTTCTAAATTAGAAACCGGTGCTTTAGAAATACCAAAAGAAGGTTTGAAAAGCTTTTTTAAAAGGCTTTTGAAGTATTTGGGGTAG
- a CDS encoding RNA polymerase sigma factor FliA, which yields MILMMENRMPKGIQKTETSEKNIEKVLNAYDKQQHHHQDDLAIQYLPAVRAMAFRLKERLPSSIDFNDLVSIGTEELIKLARRYESALNDSFWGYAKTRVNGAMLDYLRSLDVISRSSRKLIKSIDIEITKYLNEHGKEPSDAYLAQTLGENIEKIREAKTASDIYALVPIDEQFNAIEQDEITKKIEAEELLEHVQKVLNQMSEREQILIQLYYFEELNLSEIKEILGITESRISQIIKEVIKKVRKSLGVDHG from the coding sequence ATGATTTTGATGATGGAAAATAGAATGCCCAAAGGAATTCAAAAAACTGAAACCAGCGAAAAAAATATAGAAAAGGTTTTGAACGCCTATGATAAGCAACAACACCACCATCAAGACGATCTCGCTATCCAGTATTTACCGGCCGTGCGTGCTATGGCGTTTCGTTTAAAAGAGCGCTTGCCCAGCTCTATTGATTTTAACGATCTGGTTTCTATTGGCACTGAAGAATTGATTAAATTAGCCAGGCGTTATGAGAGCGCGTTAAACGATTCTTTTTGGGGGTATGCTAAAACTCGTGTCAATGGGGCGATGCTAGATTATTTGCGTTCTTTAGATGTGATTTCTCGCTCTAGCAGGAAACTCATTAAAAGCATTGATATTGAAATTACCAAATACCTTAATGAGCATGGGAAAGAGCCTAGCGATGCGTATTTAGCGCAAACTTTAGGCGAAAATATTGAAAAGATTAGAGAAGCTAAAACGGCCTCAGATATTTATGCGTTAGTGCCAATAGATGAGCAATTCAATGCGATTGAGCAAGATGAAATCACTAAAAAAATTGAAGCAGAAGAGCTGTTAGAGCATGTCCAAAAAGTATTGAATCAAATGAGCGAAAGAGAGCAAATCCTTATCCAGCTTTATTACTTTGAAGAGTTGAATTTGAGCGAGATCAAAGAGATTTTAGGCATTACTGAATCGCGCATTTCTCAAATCATTAAAGAAGTGATTAAAAAGGTGCGTAAATCCTTAGGAGTGGATCATGGCTGA
- a CDS encoding DUF2147 domain-containing protein, producing MKLVSLVIVFCCFLGAVELPGVYQTQEFLYMKSSFVEFFEHNGKFYAYGISDVDGSKAKKDKLNPNPKLRNRSDKGVVFLSDLIKVGERSYKGGKAYNFYDGKTYHVRVTQNSNGDLEFTSSYDKWGYVGKTFTWKRLSDEEIKNLKLKRFNLDEVLKTIKDSPI from the coding sequence ATGAAATTGGTGAGTCTTGTTATAGTTTTTTGTTGTTTTTTAGGGGCTGTAGAGTTGCCTGGAGTTTATCAAACTCAGGAATTTTTATACATGAAAAGCTCTTTTGTGGAGTTTTTTGAGCATAATGGGAAGTTCTATGCCTATGGTATTTCTGATGTGGATGGCTCTAAAGCCAAAAAAGACAAACTCAATCCTAACCCAAAGCTAAGGAATCGCAGCGATAAAGGCGTGGTGTTTTTAAGCGATTTGATTAAGGTTGGAGAACGATCTTATAAAGGCGGTAAAGCGTATAATTTTTATGACGGCAAGACCTATCATGTGAGAGTCACTCAAAATTCAAACGGGGATTTAGAATTCACTTCAAGCTATGACAAATGGGGGTATGTGGGCAAGACTTTCACTTGGAAACGCTTGAGCGATGAAGAAATCAAAAATCTAAAACTCAAGCGTTTTAACCTGGATGAAGTCCTTAAAACCATTAAAGATAGCCCTATTTAA
- the fliM gene encoding flagellar motor switch protein FliM, translating to MADILSQEEIDALLEVVDENVDIQNVQKKDIIPQRSVTLYDFKRPNRVSKEQLRSFRSIHDKMARNLSSQISSIMRSIVEIQLHSVDQMTYGEFLMSLPSPTSFNVFSMKPMGGTGVLEINPSIAFPMIDRLLGGKGSAYDQNREFSDIELNLLDTILRQVMQILKEVWSPVVEMFPTIDAKESSANVVQIVAQNEISIMVVLEIIIGHSRGMMNICYPVISIESILSKMGSRDLMLSETNSKKSRNKELQALLSGVSVDMIVFLGAVELSLKEMLDLDVGDTIRLNKIANDEVSVYVHKKKRYLASVGFQGYRKTIQIKEVIYSEKERTKEILEMLEEQRRGKVGDIMKIEEE from the coding sequence ATGGCTGATATTTTAAGCCAAGAAGAAATTGATGCGCTTTTAGAAGTTGTTGATGAGAATGTGGATATTCAAAATGTCCAAAAAAAGGATATTATCCCGCAGCGCAGCGTAACCCTCTATGATTTCAAACGCCCTAATCGTGTGAGTAAGGAGCAATTGCGCTCTTTTAGGAGTATCCATGATAAAATGGCTAGGAATCTTTCTAGTCAAATTTCTTCTATCATGCGTTCTATTGTAGAGATTCAGCTCCATAGCGTGGATCAAATGACTTATGGCGAATTTTTGATGAGTTTGCCTAGCCCTACAAGTTTTAATGTCTTTTCCATGAAGCCTATGGGAGGAACAGGGGTTTTAGAAATCAATCCTAGCATCGCTTTCCCTATGATTGACAGGCTATTAGGGGGCAAGGGGAGCGCGTATGATCAAAACAGGGAGTTTAGCGATATTGAATTGAATTTATTGGATACGATTTTACGCCAGGTGATGCAAATTTTAAAAGAAGTGTGGTCGCCCGTGGTGGAGATGTTTCCTACCATTGACGCTAAAGAATCCAGCGCAAATGTGGTCCAAATTGTCGCTCAAAATGAAATTTCTATCATGGTGGTTTTAGAGATTATCATTGGGCATAGCCGTGGGATGATGAATATTTGTTACCCGGTGATTTCCATTGAGAGCATTCTTTCTAAAATGGGGAGTAGGGATTTGATGCTTTCAGAGACGAACTCCAAAAAGAGCCGTAATAAGGAATTGCAAGCGCTATTGAGCGGGGTGAGCGTGGATATGATCGTGTTTTTGGGCGCGGTGGAATTGAGTTTGAAAGAAATGTTGGATTTAGATGTGGGGGATACTATCCGGTTGAACAAGATCGCTAATGATGAAGTGAGCGTTTATGTGCATAAAAAAAAGCGTTATTTAGCGAGCGTGGGGTTTCAAGGGTATAGGAAAACCATTCAAATTAAAGAAGTGATCTATAGCGAAAAAGAACGCACTAAAGAAATTTTAGAAATGCTAGAAGAACAGCGCAGAGGCAAAGTGGGCGATATTATGAAAATAGAAGAAGAGTGA
- the flhF gene encoding flagellar biosynthesis protein FlhF: MKFYTYSGETAAEALKIAQSHHGVDTLVFKTQEIRKKTLTSSGLYEIVVAVEEESENKPPKAPLIPESLYDEELNEEDVVMQLSSTVEEMRKLAGVSSSQRNYSFSKNKTLLEKDAPLENAPLEANKQDALLQALKDEANHKKEREKREVKQEEEIKDINLQLSKIRDSLKLIQNMFWDEKNPNSVNIPQEFAEIYKLAKQSGMKSSHLDEIMQLSLELMPLRMRENSVTIKRYFREVLRKMILCRPEDLNLRQKRILMLVGPTGVGKTTTLAKLAARYSRMLAKKYKVGIITLDNYRIGALEQLSWYANKMKMSIEAVIDAKDFAKEIEALEYCDFILVDTTGHSQYDKEKIAGLKEFIDGGYNIDVSLVLSVTTKYEDMKDIYDSFGVLGIDTLIFTKLDESRGLGNLFSLVHESQKPISYLSIGQEVPMDLKVATNEYLVDCMLDGFSNPNKEQA; this comes from the coding sequence GTGAAATTCTATACCTATAGTGGGGAGACGGCCGCTGAAGCTTTAAAGATCGCTCAAAGCCACCATGGGGTGGATACGTTAGTGTTTAAAACGCAAGAAATCCGTAAAAAAACGCTCACTTCTTCTGGACTTTATGAAATCGTTGTAGCGGTTGAAGAAGAGAGCGAAAACAAGCCTCCTAAAGCCCCTCTCATTCCAGAGAGTTTGTATGATGAAGAATTGAATGAAGAAGATGTGGTCATGCAGCTTTCAAGCACTGTAGAAGAAATGCGCAAACTCGCCGGGGTTTCATCCAGTCAGCGCAACTATAGTTTTTCAAAAAATAAGACCCTTTTAGAAAAAGACGCTCCATTAGAGAATGCGCCTTTAGAGGCTAATAAGCAAGACGCTTTATTGCAAGCTTTAAAAGATGAAGCCAACCATAAAAAAGAAAGAGAAAAAAGAGAAGTTAAACAAGAAGAAGAGATTAAAGACATCAATCTACAATTAAGCAAAATCAGAGACAGCCTGAAACTCATTCAAAACATGTTTTGGGATGAGAAAAACCCCAACTCTGTCAATATCCCTCAAGAATTTGCAGAAATTTACAAACTGGCCAAACAAAGCGGGATGAAATCCAGCCATTTAGATGAAATCATGCAATTGAGCCTGGAATTGATGCCTTTACGCATGCGGGAAAATTCCGTAACGATCAAGCGCTATTTTAGAGAAGTGTTGCGCAAAATGATTTTGTGCCGCCCTGAAGATTTGAATTTGAGGCAAAAACGCATCTTAATGCTTGTAGGGCCAACAGGCGTAGGGAAAACGACGACTCTAGCCAAATTAGCCGCACGCTATTCTAGAATGCTAGCGAAAAAATACAAGGTGGGCATTATCACTTTAGACAATTATCGCATTGGGGCTTTAGAGCAATTGAGTTGGTATGCTAATAAAATGAAAATGAGTATAGAAGCGGTGATTGACGCTAAGGATTTTGCTAAAGAAATTGAAGCTTTGGAATACTGCGATTTTATTTTAGTGGATACGACAGGGCATTCGCAATACGATAAAGAAAAAATTGCCGGTTTGAAGGAATTTATAGATGGGGGTTATAATATTGATGTGTCCTTAGTGCTTTCGGTTACCACTAAGTATGAAGACATGAAAGATATTTATGATTCTTTTGGGGTGTTAGGGATTGACACTTTAATCTTCACGAAATTAGATGAGAGTAGGGGGTTAGGGAATTTGTTTTCTTTAGTGCATGAAAGCCAAAAGCCTATCAGCTATCTTTCTATCGGCCAAGAAGTGCCTATGGATTTGAAAGTGGCTACTAATGAATATTTAGTGGATTGCATGCTAGATGGCTTTAGTAACCCTAATAAGGAACAAGCATGA
- the fliY gene encoding flagellar motor switch protein FliY, translated as MQDFIKIFIQEVVSTLEGLVGKAPSVGLEKEISSSEESFLKLISAPYARVKISAIEKEESSIELLAPVDLVTALSDLMLGGEGASKEEMDNDDLDAFKEMASNIFGAIATSLKSQELLPKLNFTTTNAEIAKELPKKEDYAKAMVFSFKMEAIKESQIVLLITSAFEGQFEKMHQEEKEETTKSATEETKTHDASLENIEIRNISMLLDVKLNVKVRIGQKKMILKDVVSMDIGSVVELDQLVNDPLEILVDDKVIAKGEVVIVDGNFGIQITDIGTKKERLEQLKN; from the coding sequence ATGCAAGATTTTATTAAGATTTTTATTCAAGAGGTTGTCTCTACTTTAGAAGGGTTAGTGGGTAAGGCTCCAAGCGTGGGATTAGAAAAAGAAATTTCTAGTAGTGAAGAATCTTTTTTGAAATTAATCAGTGCGCCTTATGCAAGGGTTAAGATTAGCGCGATTGAAAAAGAAGAGAGCTCTATTGAATTACTGGCTCCGGTGGATTTAGTTACCGCTTTAAGCGATTTGATGCTAGGAGGTGAGGGGGCGAGTAAGGAAGAAATGGATAATGACGATTTAGACGCTTTTAAAGAAATGGCTTCTAATATTTTTGGCGCGATCGCTACAAGCTTGAAGTCTCAAGAATTGCTCCCCAAACTCAATTTCACCACCACGAACGCTGAAATTGCTAAGGAGCTTCCTAAAAAAGAAGATTACGCTAAGGCGATGGTGTTTTCTTTTAAAATGGAAGCCATCAAAGAAAGCCAAATCGTTTTATTGATCACTTCAGCGTTTGAGGGCCAATTTGAAAAAATGCATCAAGAAGAAAAAGAAGAAACGACAAAAAGCGCTACTGAAGAGACTAAAACCCATGACGCGTCTTTAGAAAACATAGAAATCCGCAATATCAGCATGCTTTTAGACGTGAAATTGAACGTTAAGGTGCGTATTGGGCAAAAAAAGATGATTTTAAAAGATGTGGTTTCTATGGATATAGGGAGCGTGGTAGAGTTGGATCAATTGGTGAATGACCCTTTGGAAATTCTTGTAGATGACAAGGTGATCGCTAAGGGCGAAGTGGTGATCGTGGATGGGAATTTTGGCATTCAGATCACGGATATTGGCACTAAAAAAGAACGCTTAGAGCAACTGAAAAATTAA
- a CDS encoding YhcH/YjgK/YiaL family protein has product MAIFGELSSLGHLFKKTQELEILHAYLKEVMQKGSKANQRVLNLNPNTEFQVPLGHGIFSIEQSYCLEHAKESEKGFFESHKQYVDFQLIVKGVEGAKVVGINQAVIKTPYDEKRDLIVYEPVKEASFLRLDAGMLAIFFESDAHALRFYGESFEKYRAEPIFKAVVKAPKGLIKLKL; this is encoded by the coding sequence ATGGCTATTTTTGGGGAATTGAGCTCGCTTGGGCATTTGTTTAAAAAAACGCAAGAATTAGAAATTTTGCATGCGTATTTAAAAGAAGTCATGCAAAAGGGTAGTAAAGCGAATCAAAGGGTTTTAAACCTCAATCCTAATACAGAATTTCAAGTGCCTTTAGGGCATGGCATTTTTAGCATAGAGCAGAGTTATTGTTTAGAGCATGCTAAAGAAAGCGAGAAAGGCTTTTTTGAAAGCCACAAACAATATGTGGATTTCCAGCTGATTGTCAAAGGCGTTGAGGGGGCTAAAGTGGTGGGTATCAATCAAGCTGTCATTAAAACCCCTTACGATGAAAAAAGAGACTTGATCGTTTATGAGCCGGTCAAAGAGGCTTCTTTTTTGCGTTTAGATGCGGGCATGCTGGCTATTTTTTTTGAAAGCGATGCGCATGCGTTGAGGTTCTATGGAGAGTCTTTTGAAAAATATAGGGCAGAGCCGATTTTTAAAGCGGTCGTTAAAGCGCCTAAAGGATTGATCAAATTAAAATTATGA